A genomic window from Maylandia zebra isolate NMK-2024a linkage group LG20, Mzebra_GT3a, whole genome shotgun sequence includes:
- the LOC143412346 gene encoding tubulin alpha-1C chain-like translates to MRECISVHVGQAGVQIGNACWELYCLEHGIQPDGQMPSDKTIGGGDDSFNTFFSETCSGKHVPRAVFVDLEPTVIDEVRSGTYRQLFHPEQLITGKEDAANNYARGHYTIGKEIIDLVLDRIRKLADQCTGLQGFLVFHSFGGGTGSGFTSLLMERLSVDYGKKSKLEFSIYPAPQVSTAVVEPYNSILTTHTTLEHSDCAFMVDNEAIYDICRRNLDIERPTYTNLNRLIGQIVSSITASLRFDGALNVDLTEFQTNLVPYPRIHFPLATYAPVISAEKAYHEQLSVAEITNTCFEPANQMVKCDPRHGKYMACCLLFRGDVVPKDVNAAIAAIKTKRTIQFVDWCPTGFKVGINYQPPTVVPGGDLAKVQRAVCMLSNTTAIAEAWARLDHKFDLMYAKRAFVHWYVGEGMEEGEFSEAREDMAALEKDYEEVGADSVVDDDEGEEY, encoded by the exons ATG cgtGAGTGTATCTCAGTGCACGTTGGTCAGGCTGGTGTCCAGATCGGCAATGCCTGCTGGGAGCTTTACTGCCTGGAACATGGGATCCAGCCGGACGGACAGATGCCCAGTGACAAGACCATTGGAGGAGGAGACGATTCGTTCAACACCTTCTTCAGTGAGACTTGTTCTGGAAAGCACGTCCCCAGAGCTgtttttgtggacctggagccCACTGTCATCG ATGAGGTGCGCAGTGGTACCTACCGCCAGCTGTTCCACCCCGAGCAGCTGATCACAGGCAAGGAGGATGCTGCCAATAACTACGCCCGTGGACATTACACCATCGGCAAAGAGATCATTGACCTGGTTCTGGACAGGATCCGCAAACTG gcTGATCAGTGCACTGGTCTTCAGGGCTTCCTGGTGTTCCACAGCTTTGGCGGTGGCACCGGCTCTGGTTTCACCTCCCTGCTGATGGAGCGTCTGTCTGTCGACTACGGCAAGAAGTCCAAGCTGGAGTTCTCCATCTACCCAGCTCCCCAGGTGTCCACCGCTGTGGTGGAGCCCTACAACTCCATCCTGACCACCCACACCACCCTAGAGCACTCTGACTGTGCCTTCATGGTAGATAACGAGGCCATCTACGATATCTGCCGTAGGAACCTCGATATCGAGCGTCCTACTTACACCAACCTGAACAGGCTGATTGGTCAGATTGTGTCCTCCATCACTGCTTCCCTCCGCTTTGATGGTGCCCTCAATGTTGATCTGACAGAGTTCCAGACCAACTTGGTACCATACCCCCGTATCCACTTCCCCCTGGCCACCTATGCTCCAGTCATCTCTGCAGAGAAGGCTTACCACGAGCAGCTCTCAGTGGCTGAGATCACAAATACTTGCTTTGAGCCAGCCAATCAGATGGTGAAATGTGACCCTCGCCATGGCAAGTACATGGCCTGCTGCCTCCTGTTCCGTGGTGACGTGGTGCCCAAAGATGTCAATGCTGCCATTGCCGCCATCAAAACCAAGCGCACCATCCagtttgtggactggtgccccACTGGTTTCAAGGTTGGCATCAACTACCAGCCCCCCACTGTGGTTCCTGGTGGAGATCTGGCCAAGGTCCAGAGGGCTGTGTGCATGCTGAGCAACACCACTGCTATTGCAGAGGCCTGGGCTCGGCTCGACCACAAGTTCGATCTGATGTACGCTAAGCGTGCCTTTGTTCACTGGTACGTGGGTGAGGGTATGGAGGAGGGAGAGTTCTCCGAGGCCAGAGAGGACATGGCAGCTCTGGAGAAGGATTATGAGGAGGTGGGCGCTGACAGCGTGGTAGACGACGATGAGGGAGAAGAGTATTAA
- the LOC143412285 gene encoding tubulin alpha-1C chain-like, which translates to MRECISVHVGQAGVQIGNACWELYCLEHGIQPDGQMPSDKTIGGGDDSFNTFFSETGAGKHVPRAVFVDLEPTVIDEVRSGTYRQLFHPEQLITGKEDAANNYARGHYTIGKEIIDLVLDRIRKLADQCTGLQGFLVFHSFGGGTGSGFTSLLMERLSVDYGKKSKLEFSIYPAPQVSTAVVEPYNSILTTHTTLEHSDCAFMVDNEAIYDICRRNLDIERPTYTNLNRLISQIVSSITASLRFDGALNVDLTEFQTNLVPYPRIHFPLATYAPVISAEKAYHEQLTVSEITNACFEPANQLVKCDPRHGKYMACCLLYRGDVVPKDVNVAIAAIKTKRTIQFVDWCPTGFKVGINYQPPTVVPGGDLAKVQRAVCMLSNTTAIAEAWARLDHKFDLMYAKRAFVHWYVGEGMEEGEFSEAREDMAALEKDYEEVGTDSLGEDDEGEEY; encoded by the exons ATG CGTGAGTGTATCTCGGTGCACGTTGGTCAGGCTGGTGTCCAGATCGGCAATGCCTGCTGGGAGCTTTACTGCCTGGAACATGGGATCCAGCCGGATGGACAGATGCCCAGTGACAAGACCATTGGAGGAGGAGACGATTCCTTCAACACCTTCTTCAGCGAGACTGGAGCTGGAAAGCACGTCCCCAGAGCTgtttttgtggacctggagccCACTGTCATCG ATGAGGTGCGCAGCGGTACCTACCGCCAGCTGTTCCACCCTGAGCAGCTGATCACAGGCAAGGAGGATGCTGCCAATAACTACGCCCGTGGACATTACACCATCGGGAAAGAGATAATTGACCTGGTTCTGGACAGGATCCGCAAACTG gcTGATCAGTGCACTGGTCTTCAGGGCTTCCTGGTGTTCCACAGCTTTGGCGGTGGCACCGGCTCTGGTTTCACCTCCCTGCTGATGGAGCGTTTGTCTGTCGACTACGGCAAGAAGTCCAAGCTGGAGTTCTCCATCTACCCAGCTCCCCAGGTGTCCACCGCTGTGGTGGAGCCCTACAACTCCATCCTGACCACCCACACCACCCTAGAGCACTCTGACTGTGCCTTCATGGTAGATAACGAGGCCATCTACGATATCTGCCGTAGGAACCTCGATATCGAGCGTCCTACTTACACCAACCTGAACAGGCTGATCAGTCAGATTGTGTCCTCCATCACTGCTTCCCTCCGCTTTGATGGTGCCCTCAATGTTGATCTGACAGAGTTCCAGACCAACTTGGTGCCATACCCCCGTATCCACTTCCCCCTGGCCACCTATGCTCCAGTCATCTCTGCAGAGAAGGCTTACCACGAGCAGCTAACTGTATCTGAGATCACAAACGCTTGCTTTGAGCCAGCCAATCAGTTGGTGAAATGTGACCCTCGTCACGGCAAGTACATGGCCTGCTGCCTTTTGTACCGTGGTGATGTGGTGCCCAAAGATGTCAACGTTGCCATTGCCGCCATCAAAACCAAACGCACCATCCagtttgtggactggtgccccACTGGGTTCAAGGTTGGCATCAACTACCAGCCCCCCACTGTGGTTCCTGGTGGAGATCTGGCCAAGGTCCAGAGGGCTGTGTGCATGCTGAGCAACACCACTGCTATTGCAGAGGCCTGGGCTCGCCTCGACCACAAGTTCGATCTGATGTACGCTAAGCGTGCCTTTGTTCACTGGTACGTGGGTGAGGGTATGGAGGAGGGAGAGTTCTCCGAGGCCAGAGAGGACATGGCAGCTCTGGAGAAGGATTATGAGGAGGTGGGAACTGATAGCTTGGGAGAGGATGATGAGGGAGAAGAGTATTAA
- the LOC105941124 gene encoding tubulin alpha-1A chain, producing MRECISIHVGQAGVQIGNACWELYCLEHGIQPDGQMPSDKTIGGGDDSFNTFFSETGAGKHVPRAVFVDLEPTVIDEVRSGTYRQLFHPEQLITGKEDAANNYARGHYTIGKEIIDLVLDRIRKLADQCTGLQGFLVFHSFGGGTGSGFTSLLMERLSVDYGKKSKLEFSIYPAPQVSTAVVEPYNSILTTHTTLEHSDCAFMVDNEAIYDICRRNLDIERPTYTNLNRLIGQIVSSITASLRFDGALNVDLTEFQTNLVPYPRIHFPLATYAPVISAEKAYHEQLSVAEITNACFEPANQMVKCDPRHGKYMACCLLYRGDVVPKDVNAAIATIKTKRTIQFVDWCPTGFKVGINYQPPTVVPGGDLAKVQRAVCMLSNTTAIAEAWARLDHKFDLMYAKRAFVHWYVGEGMEEGEFSEAREDMAALEKDYEEVGVDSIEGEGEEEGEEY from the exons ATG CGTGAGTGTATCTCCATCCACGTTGGTCAGGCTGGTGTCCAGATCGGCAATGCCTGCTGGGAGCTTTACTGCCTGGAACATGGGATCCAGCCGGACGGACAGATGCCCAGTGACAAGACCattggaggaggagatgattcCTTCAACACCTTCTTCAGCGAGACTGGAGCTGGAAAGCACGTCCCCAGAGCTgtttttgtggacctggagccCACTGTCATCG ATGAGGTGCGCAGTGGTACCTACCGCCAGCTGTTCCACCCCGAGCAGCTGATCACAGGCAAGGAGGATGCTGCCAATAACTACGCCCGTGGACATTACACCATCGGCAAAGAGATCATTGACCTGGTTCTGGACAGGATCCGCAAACTG gcTGATCAGTGCACTGGTCTTCAGGGCTTCCTGGTGTTCCACAGCTTTGGCGGTGGCACCGGCTCTGGTTTCACCTCCCTGCTGATGGAGCGTCTGTCTGTCGACTACGGCAAGAAGTCCAAGCTGGAGTTCTCCATCTACCCAGCTCCCCAGGTGTCAACTGCTGTGGTGGAGCCCTACAACTCCATCCTGACCACCCACACCACCCTAGAGCACTCTGACTGTGCCTTCATGGTAGATAACGAGGCCATCTACGATATCTGCCGTAGGAACCTCGATATCGAGCGTCCTACTTACACCAACCTGAACAGGCTGATTGGTCAGATTGTGTCCTCCATCACTGCTTCCCTCCGCTTTGATGGTGCCCTCAATGTTGATCTGACAGAGTTCCAGACCAACTTGGTGCCATACCCCCGTATCCACTTCCCCCTGGCCACCTATGCTCCAGTCATCTCTGCAGAGAAGGCTTACCACGAGCAGCTCTCAGTGGCTGAGATCACAAATGCCTGCTTTGAGCCAGCCAATCAGATGGTGAAATGTGACCCTCGTCACGGCAAGTACATGGCCTGCTGCCTTTTGTACCGTGGTGATGTGGTGCCCAAAGATGTCAACGCTGCCATTGCCACCATCAAAACCAAGCGCACCATCCagtttgtggactggtgccccACTGGGTTCAAGGTTGGCATCAACTACCAGCCCCCCACTGTGGTTCCTGGTGGAGATCTGGCCAAGGTCCAGAGGGCTGTGTGCATGCTGAGCAACACCACTGCTATTGCAGAGGCCTGGGCTCGCCTCGACCACAAGTTCGATCTGATGTATGCTAAGCGTGCCTTTGTTCACTGGTACGTGGGTGAGGGTATGGAGGAGGGAGAGTTCTCCGAGGCCAGAGAGGACATGGCAGCTCTGGAGAAGGATTATGAGGAGGTGGGAGTTGACTCCATTGAGGGTgagggagaggaggaaggagaggagTACTGA
- the tuba1c gene encoding tubulin alpha-1B chain produces the protein MRECISIHVGQAGVQIGNACWELYCLEHGIQPDGQMPSDKTLGGGDDSFNTFFSETGAGKHVPRAVFVDLEPTVIDEVRTGTYRQLFHPEQLITGKEDAANNYARGHYTIGKEIIDLVLDRIRKLADQCTGLQGFLVFHSFGGGTGSGFTSLLMERLSVDYGKKSKLEFSIYPAPQVSTAVVEPYNSILTTHTTLEHSDCAFMVDNEAIYDICRRNLDIERPTYTNLNRLISQIVSSITASLRFDGALNVDLTEFQTNLVPYPRIHFPLATYAPVISAEKAYHEQLSVAEITNACFEPANQMVKCDPRHGKYMACCLLFRGDVVPKDVNAAIATIKTKRTIQFVDWCPTGFKVGINYQPPTVVPGGDLAKVQRAVCMLSNTTAIAEAWARLDHKFDLMYAKRAFVHWYVGEGMEEGEFSEAREDMAALEKDYEEVGVDSIEGEGEEEGEEY, from the exons ATG CGTGAGTGTATCTCCATCCATGTTGGTCAGGCTGGTGTCCAGATCGGCAATGCCTGCTGGGAGCTTTACTGCCTGGAACATGGGATCCAGCCGGATGGACAGATGCCCAGTGACAAGACTCTCGGAGGAGGAGACGATTCCTTCAACACCTTCTTCAGTGAGACTGGAGCTGGAAAGCACGTCCCCAGAGCTgtttttgtggacctggagccCACTGTCATCG ATGAGGTACGCACTGGTACCTACCGCCAGCTGTTCCACCCTGAGCAGCTGATCACAGGCAAGGAGGATGCTGCCAATAACTACGCCCGTGGACATTATACCATCGGGAAAGAGATCATTGACCTGGTTCTGGACAGGATCCGCAAACTG gcTGATCAGTGCACTGGTCTTCAGGGCTTCCTGGTGTTCCACAGCTTTGGCGGTGGCACCGGCTCTGGTTTCACCTCCCTGCTGATGGAGCGTCTGTCTGTCGACTACGGCAAGAAGTCCAAGCTGGAGTTCTCCATCTACCCAGCTCCCCAGGTGTCCACCGCTGTGGTGGAGCCCTACAACTCCATCCTGACCACCCACACCACCCTAGAGCACTCTGACTGTGCCTTCATGGTAGATAACGAGGCCATCTACGATATCTGCCGTAGGAACCTCGATATCGAGCGTCCTACTTACACCAACCTGAACAGGCTGATCAGTCAGATTGTGTCCTCCATCACTGCTTCCCTCCGCTTTGATGGTGCCCTCAATGTTGATCTGACAGAGTTCCAGACCAACTTGGTGCCATACCCCCGTATCCACTTCCCCCTGGCCACCTATGCTCCAGTCATCTCTGCAGAGAAGGCTTACCACGAGCAGCTCTCAGTGGCTGAGATCACAAACGCCTGCTTTGAGCCAGCCAATCAGATGGTGAAATGTGACCCTCGTCACGGCAAGTACATGGCCTGCTGCCTCCTGTTCCGTGGTGATGTGGTGCCCAAAGATGTCAATGCTGCCATTGCCACCATCAAAACCAAACGCACCATCCagtttgtggactggtgccccACTGGGTTCAAGGTTGGCATCAACTACCAGCCCCCCACTGTGGTTCCTGGTGGAGATCTGGCCAAGGTCCAGAGGGCTGTGTGCATGCTGAGCAACACCACTGCTATTGCAGAGGCCTGGGCTCGCCTCGACCACAAGTTCGATCTGATGTACGCTAAGCGTGCCTTTGTTCACTGGTACGTGGGTGAGGGTATGGAGGAGGGAGAGTTCTCCGAGGCCAGAGAGGACATGGCAGCTCTGGAGAAGGATTATGAGGAGGTGGGAGTTGACTCCATTGAGGGTgagggagaggaggaaggagaggagTATTAA